AAGTGTCTTTTTCTGCGTGTAAATATTCACGAATAGCGTTTAATTGCTCTAATGGTGGTAGTTCATTTTGTGGCACTACTCCTGCTGCAAAAAGTTGCTTAAGTCCAGCAACTCTAATCATATAAAACTCATCTAAATTCGTGCAATATATACTAATAAATCTTAATTTTTCTAATAAGGGTATTTTTTTATTGCACTGATCAAGCACCCTTGAATTAAACTTAAGCCACGATAATTCTCTATTAAAAACCAATTCCTTCTTCATTAATTATCCTTAATTTATAAAACCACTTGCTACTACTAAATCACCTTGATAAAATACTGCTAATTGTCCTTTTGCTAAAGCATATACGCTTTCTTCTAATAAAACCTTTTTTTCATTTTTTAGCAATTTACAAGGCACTTCTTTAGTGTTATATCTGATTTTTACCTTGCAATCAATCTCATCAAAATCACAAAAAGCATTTACATTTTTTAATTGAAATTCTTTTACAAATAATTCTTCTTTTGAACCTACTATTATTACATTTTCTTTCGCATCAATTTCTAATACATAATGTGGAGTTAATGCACCTTTTACACTAAAACCACGCCTTTTACCGATAGTATAGTGCATATAGCCTTCGTGTTCTCCTACAACTTCGCCCTTAGTATTTTTTACTAAGCCTTTTTGATTAACTTTTACATAATCTTTTAAAATATCGGTATAATTTGTGGTTACAAAACATATTTCAGAGCTTTCTTTTTGTTCGCTGATTGATTTTAACATAGGGATTTTTAGTGCTTGTTCTTTTATGTCTTTTTTAAATTTATCCCCTAGTGGAAAAAGCACATCATTTAAGCTTTCTTTATTTACATTTGCTAGAAAATATGTTTGGTCTTTGCTTAAATCTACGGCTTTTTTAAGCATATTGTTTTCTATTTGAGCGTAATGTCCTGTAGCTAACTTTGCATTTTTGCTTTTAGCATAGTCTAACAATGCTCCTAGTTTTATTTTTTGATTGCATAAAGCACAAGGATTTGGAGTAAGTCCATCTTCATAAGTCTTAATAAATGGATTAAAAACTGCTTTGCTAAATTCATCAGTAAAATCAATAATATCATAAGAAATTCCTAAAAAATCAGCCACTCTTTGTCCATTTTCTATATTTTTTTCGTGATAGTTTAAACGATTGTGTAATTTCATATAAACACCACTTACATTAAAACCTTTTTCTTTAAGCATAAGAGCTGTATAAGAGCTATCAACCCCACCACTCATTGCTAAAACTACATTCATATAATTTCCTTTCCATCTAAATACATATTTTTTATTTTATTCGTTCTTAAAATTATTTGAGCTAATACATTATCCTTATCATAACCAAAATCATCTAGCAAGATAAAATCTGCCTTAGCACCATTACTTAAAGGCTTTAAGCCATTTAAAAATAAATGAGAATTATCAAAACAAGCCGCCTTATAAATTATGTAAGCTAATTCGTTTAATTCAAATTCATTATGAGTAAATATAAAAGCTCTTAACTCATCAAACATATTTAAACTATTATTTGAGCTAAGCCCATCTGTGCCTATGCTAAGATTTAAATCATTTGCTAAAAGATTTTTAAGCTTAATTGCACGAGAGCCTAAAAATCTATTTGATTTAGGACAAGTCGTGATTATATGATGAGATTTAAAAATACTAAAATCATCAACATAATTACAATGAGTAAAAATAGCTCTTAAATCATCAAATCCACTTAAAAAATCCTTAGTAATTAAACTAGGATTAAATCTAGCTAAGTAATTGCTTAAAGCATTACTTTTGCCTTGCAAATACTCCTTTTCATAAGCACTTTCTAAAAAATGTGTGCTGATTAATAAATCATTTTTCTTAGCAAAATTAAGTGCGTATTCATAAGTCTTATCGCAAATTGAATAAGGACTATGCAATGATATATGGTTATTAAGGTTTGAAAATCTTGAAAATCTCTCTTCAAAACTCTTAATATTGTTTTTTAAAGTTTCATCATTAGCACCTAAAATCTCGTGAAAAATAATGCTTTTTATCTTGCTATTTGATAGGATTTCTAGGTTTGCTCCAAAACTTGAAATTTCGCCTAGATACCCTACCCCGCTTTGCATTAGAATTTCAATTTGTCTATTAATCTCTTTACTTAATAAATCTTTATTTATCGCTTCACGATTTTTGATAATGCTCTCAAGCCATTTTGCAAAATCTCCATAATAAAGCTTAGATAGACAAAACTCTAAATGTGAATGCAAATTGCACAATACTGGGCTTAAAATATATTCGCTTTTATCAATTATTTGAGCGTTTTTGTATTCACTTAAAGCCTTGTTAAAATCACATATTTTAATAATCTCTTCATTAAATACTAAAGCTTTATTGGTTTGTAAAAATTCATCTTGGCTAAAGTCTAAAATAGCCTTAGTTTTCATAATTTTAATCATTTTTTTCCTTTATGAAATATTACGAAACTTTTTTTAATAAATGTTGTTAAAAATAGCAAATCGGATAATAAAAATCCTTTTTAGATAAAAATTTAATCCATAATTTAAATTCTTTTGATTAAAAATATGTATTAAAGCTTGATAAAATCACCAATTTTAAAGTATTGCTCATAATATTCAGATAATTTTAAAACCCCTTCATTACCCATTACTAAGGCACTATCATTATGAATTTTAAGAGCAGAACCATATGGCAGAGCAAAAACAGAAGAATTTTGATTTAGCTTAAAATATTCATAAAGCTTCATTGAATATTCCCTATCTTGAGGGATATATTCAGTGATTATTTGGTATTTTAAAATACCTAAAGCTTGCAAATTACTAGGATATAATATAGGTAAATCATTACAAGTTTTAATATCTTCTGATAATACACTAGCCCCAGCACCCCAACCAGCATAGGTTATAGAATTTTCTATTTTATCTTTTAAAATATCTAATAAATTTAGCTTTTGTAATCTATGTAAAAGAACAAATAAATTACCACCACTTACTAATATCCCATCGCTATCGTTTAATATATTAATAGGGTCATTGTGTATAGAAACTATTTTTGAGTTTATTTTATTTTTAAGAGTTTTTTCGTATTCATCAAATCCATCAATTACTTGAGCATAAGGAACTAGAGCTATTTGTTTAGTTTTAGCAAAAAAATCATTTAATATACTAGCACACCAATCAAAAGAATCTAAGTTTTTATATCTATCACTGCTTAATAATAAAATATTTCTCATACTATTTTCCTTTTAAAACTCATATCTATAATTAATCATACTTGTATAATTTAAACTATCATAAAAATTATGATTTGAATTTTGCTTATCATAAATCAAAGCGAAACTCAAAGATTGATTATAATCTAATTTATAATCAAAAATACTAGAAATAACTATTTCATTATCTTTTCTTTTTGAATAATAAGATGAATCAACCTTTTTATAAATTGTATGATTATAACCAAAACTTGGCTTAAAACTAACTTTATTTAATATAGGAATAATAGCCCCGATTTTTATACCATAATTTTTAAAATCAGAATTAGCACTAAAACTATCTTTTGCATTTTCTAAATCATAATTTAAATTAAAATAATAAATATTATCATTATATGCAAAAACATTATTAAGACCTAAAGAATGATGAATAAAATTAGAATCTTTATCCATACTATCAGCAAATATTCCTTTAGATAAATCATAAGAAATTAAATATAAATAATTATCATTTACATTATTTTCATAATTAATACCCATATTTAAGCTATGCAAAAACGCAGCTCTTCTAAGTAATACAAAATCATAACTAGCATTTAGAGTAATTTTATGATTATCCCTTACATAGCTTGGATTAATTGCTAATGTTAATACATTTAAATCAGGATAATTTTCGCTTTTATTTTTTAAATATTTTTTATTATTTAAACTCGCATAAAGCTCTGCAAAATAATTATTTCCTAAATCTAAATTATAAGCACCATCTATATTAAAATTAAAACTTAAAGAACCACTTGCTTGTTCATTTTTAAAATTTCTAATCTTCTCACCAACAAAATCAGTGAAATTATCATTGCCATAAAGCGGGTTTGTATCATAAGCAAAACCCAAATTAAGCCCTATAAAATAAGGCTTAGCAACTTCTTTTGTCAAATTATCTAAATTATTTAGCATATTATTAATTCTAACTTTTTGAGTAGAACTTAAATCCAAATTATTTAGCATATAATTTAATTCATCTCTCATAAGTTCAGGATTATTATTTTCATAATACAAATTAGCTATTGAAAATCTAGCTTCAATATTGTTTTCATTAATAATTAAAACCCTATCGTAAGCTGCAATTGCTTCTTTTGTATCTTTTAATTTTTCAGCACTTTTTGCCAAAATTAGGTTAAGTTTTTCGTCACTACAATCAATCTCACATTGAGCTTTAGCTAATTCTAAAGCTTTTTTATAATTTTTCTTATTAAACTCATCTATATAATTAGCAAAAGCAAGAGAGCTTATTAAAAATGATAAAATAATCTTTTTTATCATTTTTGAACTCCGTAAGTAGAATTTCTTTGCCTATTGTTTTGATAGTCTTTACCATTTAAATATCCCTTATTTGCATAATTTATTTTATTTTGTATGCAATAAGTATTGCCATTACATATTTTAATAATATCTTTAGATATTGAATTGGTATCTAAATCCCTTATTCTTTCATTATTGTATTTATAATTATTTTTATAATCTTGATAATTTTTATTTTGATAATATTCTTGTTTTGCTTTTATCATTTCTTCTTTAGAATTTAAAAACTCATTAAAACTTTCGCTATTTTTATAAGATTGTTTAGTATTTACTTGACTTTCTTTACCTGTATTAATAGTTTCAAATTCCTTAGGCACTATCTTTTCAATCTTAATAACCTTATCATTATCAAATCTTAATTGATTTCCTGCTTGAACTAAAGAAGTTTTATTACCTACTTTAACATCTATTGCACCTTCTAAACAACCTACTTTATCAACTTTTCCAAGACTTCCAACAAACACGGTTCCTCTAATTCCAATCGTTGCTGTTTTTGCTTGAAATTCAAAATTCTTTCTAGCTATTTTTGAAATATTTCCCGATATTACCTTAAAATGCCCATTATTTACTTCAAGACTTACTTTTGATTTTTTACCATCAATTACATAATCTTTAATATTTAAAGTTGTATTTTTACCTAGCGTAACTATTGTATTATCTATGAATTTAATTTGTAATTTTGCATTATTTTTTGTGATTATTTTGTCATTTTCTTCTAAAATATCATTTGTTTTTGCAATTCTTTCTTTGTTGTCACTTAAAATTACAACATCTCCTCTTAATGTAACTATTTTTCCAATATTTGCGAAAAGTGAGCTTGCTAAAAACACAATTAAAGCTATTTTGTTCATATTTTCTCCTATTTTTATAATTTGATTACATTAAAACTACTTGGTTTTAATTTTTCTAATTTGATAATTCCTAAATTTTTATAGTGTAATCTCTCTCCTTTTTTTAAATTATATTTTTTACCGCCTACTCCAACTTCAATTTCTCCTGAAATACAATTAACAAAACCATTATTAACATCTCCACTAAATCTAGTTCCACGAATGCCAATGGTCGCTGTATTTGCTTGGAAAGTAAAGTTTTGTCTAGCTAGCTTAGAAATCTCTCCACTTACTAAATCGTAGCTTCCTTTTTTAGCTTTCAAGTTCACTTTAGAATTTGCTCCATTAATTAAATATTTATTGATTTGTAAAGTTGAGTTTTTACCTAAAGTAAGAGTAGTATTATCTATAAATTTTATTTGAACTTTTGCATTATTTTTAGTAAGAATAATATCGTTTTCTAATAGCTCATAATTTTTATGATTTACATTAATTGTTGATTGATTTCTTAAAACCTCAACATCTCCTACATAATTTACAATACTTCCAACATTAGCAACTAATGAAATTGAAAAAAACACCAATAAAAGCAAAATACGCATAATAAGTCCTTTTTTAAGATTTAATCAGTGATTTTATGATATTAACTTTAATTATAAATTAAAAATATATTAAATAAAAAATATAATCAAAAGTAAATTTTATTTATAAAATAATAAATTTATAAATAATTCATCACAATAATTTTTATCTTATTGTGATGAAAGAAGATTAGAAGTTATATCTATATACTAGGTTAAAGCTATAATCTATGTTTAGATTACCACCGAATGTTTTTTCAAATTCTAAGCCTATATTTGAACGATTATTTAGCTTATAAGAGCTTGATAAATTAACAAATACTCTTGAATCTCTTTTACCATTATTAATACTTATAGTATCTAAATCTTTTATAGTTTTCTTAGAATTATTTACCAAATCGCTAGCAAGTCCAACGCCTGCTCTAAGTGATAAATCATTTTTATTAAAACCTGTAAAAATAGCTGTTTTTAAATTAAGTGGGATAAAAGAATCTGATTGTAAATATAATTTTTTATCACTGCTTGTTAATTCTTGCTTACTTACATAACCTGTTATTAATTCAATTTGTGGTTCTAAATAAAAATTATTAAAATCTTTTCTATATCCAATCTCAGCACTAGCTAAAAAAGTATAAGAATTATTTGGTTTTAAAGAATTTGTAACTTCGTTTTGATTTTTAACATATAAATTAAAATCATTTTTATAATTTATATATTTTGCTATTACATCAAAATACAATCCATTATCATATATAGTGCTAGAGTATGCTCCAAAACCATAACCTTTTATACTGCCATCTAAATTATCACTTAAACTATATTTACTAGCATTAAAAATAAGCCCTGTGTAATTTACATAATTATTGCCTTGATTTAATTTATCAGCACCTAATTGCATTTCATAAAACTTAGTCTTGTTTGCGTGTTCGTAAGAGCTTTGACCTGTATAAGCTCTAAACCAAATTCCAGCATTTGCATCTGTGTTATTTCTTAATTCTCCCATTCTTTTTTGCAAGTTATTCCATTCTAATACATAGCTAAAAAATACTTGATTTAACGAACTATCAATCATTTGTGTAACTTCTTTATTTTCTTGAACGAAGAAATAATCTTTAACACTAGGCTTATTTAAATCATCGTTAGGTTTAGGTTCTGGTTTAGGTTCTGGCTTTGTTTCTGGCACAATAGGAGTTGTATTTTCAATATCTTCTTTATTTACTTTTACTAAATACCAATTAGCTTTGCCATTTTCATTAACAAACTCAACATTAGGTGTATAAATACTGATATTTTCTTTATAATCAAGTGCTTTTAAATAATCATTATTAATAGTATTATTAGTATTTACAAGACTTGCTAATAAAAACTTATTAGCATTAGCTAAATCAGGTTTAATCATAAAAGTATTTTGCCCACCTAGTGTGCTTATACTTGATATTAGAGTATTGTTTAAACTAAACATAAAATTAGTCTTGCTAGCATTTAAATTAGCTACATTTATATTTGCATCAATATTTGCATTATTTAGCTTTAAAGTAGAATTATTATCTTCTGTGATTATAGAACCACTAAAATTAGAATTATTCATAATGCTAAGAGTTGAATTATTTTTTAATTTCACATTTGCAGTCACTTCAATATCTTTTGCAATTGAATTAAATTCATTAGCAAAAGAAGTAAATACTAAAGAGCTATTTATATGATTTGCATCGTATTTATCAAGATAAATCAAATTCTCTCCTATGCTAAGATTTGATTTATCTAAAGTAATATTATCTGATGTTAAATTGCTATGTTTTAATATTTTAAAGGTTGAATTACTTAGATTTATATTATTTATTTTGCTTGTTCTATTTTCGTATTCATCTTGAGTATTTGTATTAGGAGCAGTATTTACACCTAAAGAATTAGCTAAAGATTGATTTAGAAAATAAGAATGCTCTAAAGGATGACCTTGTAATATCGTAGTTCCACCATTTACACTTAATTCATCAGCTTTTATTTCTCCATCAAATACAAAAGTCTTAGAATTATTCAGTTTTAAATTAATATTATCGCTAATTTGTCCATGATAAATACCTATATCATTAGTGTTATTTATACTTAGAGTTGATTTTTTAGAATTTGAATTAATAATCTTAGTTCTAAAATCATTTGCTTGAATTTTATCAAAACTTAAATCAACTCCATTTAAATCCAAATATCCACCATTAAAAACTAAATTAGCATTATTAATTTGATTTGCATTAGTTATTTTTAGCCCTGCATTGTTTAGAAGATAAATTGAACTAAACGCTTTATTGCTTGTATTTAAAATCGTTAGCCCTTCGCCACTTCTTAATCCACCTGCACTTTCTTTGCTAATTTCTAGCGTTCCTTTTCCCATTTTATGCAAATTATCATTAGCTGCTGTTTTTGCATTAAAATTAAGTGTCTTACCATCATCTATCACAACTCCACCCAATAAAACTTCTTCGCCATTTAAAGTAGAATTATCTTTAAAATAAAACACACTTGAGCCAAAATTTTCATTATTGTTTAAAGCAATACTTGCAGCTTTACTAAATACTAAATCTTTATTATTTTCATTATATTTATCTTTAATATTTGAATATATATCATTTGAATTATAAGAATTACCACTTAAAGTAGCAGTAAAATCATTCTTAAAATCATTAATTATAAAACTATTTATAAGGGCATATTTTGTATAAGAGCAAGTTGTATTATCATCACCACAATCGCTTCTACTAACTACTCCAATTACTAGCCATTCTTTTTTCAGATTATCCCATACATAAATAGCACTTCCACTATCTCCTGGAGCTGAAGTATTTGAAAAATCAAGCCTTATATCTTTATAATAATCCTTTGCACTTAAATGTAAATATCCTGTTTCTGTTTTGCTTTTATCTTCATCTACATATAAAATTCCGCCGGTTAAAAACTCTGAAGGATCAGCTACTTTTTTAGGAAAAATATTTGTATTAATATTACCAATTTTTTGAATTCCACTACCAGTTCTTGCATATACGCTAAATCTTTCTGGATTATTTAAAATTTCACCTTTTCCTATATTATTATCATCTTTTTCACCGCTTGTTTTAATATATTCTTTATAAGCATCAATATCCCACTTACTAGAACTATTTTTATTAAAATACTTATCTTGATATATTACATTTTGGTCATTTTTTAAATTTTCACTAACATTTGTGTTTTTAAAATAAAATTCTTTATCAATTAGCTTTGCACTTTCATTGATATTTAATTTACTCATTTTAATTACCGCAAAATCTTTTAAATCATCAACTTGAACTAATTCACTACAAGATTTGTTCCATTTAAGATAATCTTTAAAATTTGTATCACTTGCTACTACTTTTGATTTTACTAAGCCAAATTCATATTCTTTATCTTTTTGTATTAAATAAGGTCTATATGTAGGACTAATCATATGAGCTGCAGTGATTGCAAAAGAGCCACCTATATTAGTAAGCTCGCCCATCAAATCTCCTGTAGTATTTGCTGCATTAAAACTTGGCATAGGAACTTTAAAATCAATAGTTTTTCCATAAATATCTGTAACTTCTATATTATTACCTACTTTAAATTTGCCTTTGTTATTTCCAAAATCTAAATAATCTTGATAAGCAAAATTAGGATTTACAACACCTGCAAATAAATTAACACTAAGTAAAATGGCACTATATTTGATTTTCATAGTGGCTCCTTATATTAAAATTATGTTTTATAATAATATCAATATACTTTAAATTCTCTTTAAAGAATAATTTTTATTAAAGGAAAAAATATGAAATTATTAAGCATAGCTTTAGAAAATTCTGCAAATTCTCATCTAAAACATATATTAAAAAAATTAGATAATATAGAATTATACGGGATTTATGATATTAATTTAAAAAATGAAATTCCTATTTTAAATTCTAATAATTATTGTGATTTTACAGAATTTAATGCTATGGGTTTTGTGCAGATTTTGCCACTTATTTTAAAAGCAAAAAAAGCTATAAAAGATTTGGTTCAAATAGCACTTAATGACAAAATTGAAAAGATTTTATTAATTGATTCTCCTGCTTTTAATATACCATTTGCAAAAGCCTTAAGAAAAGCAGGTTTTAAAGGCAAAATTATTTATTTTATCTTACCACAAGTTTGGGCTTGGAAAAAAGGTAGGATTAAGGTAGTTGAGAGTTTATGTGATGAGCTAATTGGGATTTTGCCTTTTGAAAATCAGTATTTTAAAAAATCTCATTATTTTGGAAATCCAAGCAATGAAGCATTGAAAGATTATTTTAAAGAAAACTCAAATTCTAAAAAATTAATAGCCTTTTTACCAGGTTCAAGAAAAAGCGAAATCAAATCTTTAATGCCGATTTTTAGGAATTTAAAACAAGATTTTAAAGACTATGAATGCGTAGTTTGTGTGCCAAATTTTTTAAAAGATAGATTAGATTTATATGGGGATTTAAGCGGCTTTACTATCTCATATGATACTAAGGCTACCTTAAAAGAATGCGAGTTCGCTTATATTTGCAGCGGGACTGCAAGTCTTGAAGCAGGGCTTATTGGAAATGCTTTTTGTTTATGTTATAAGGCTAAAATGATTGATTATTTCATAGCAAAAACTTTAGTAAAAATCAAATTTATTGGACTTTGTAATATTATTTTTGATAAGCTTAATTTGGGCGAATTTCATAAAGAATTCATTCAAAATTTAGATAAGACAGAGTTGTTAAAAGCATTTGAAAATGCGAATAAAGATGAATTTTTAGAAAAATCAAAAAAATTAA
This is a stretch of genomic DNA from Campylobacter sp. RM12651. It encodes these proteins:
- a CDS encoding amidohydrolase family protein, coding for MIKIMKTKAILDFSQDEFLQTNKALVFNEEIIKICDFNKALSEYKNAQIIDKSEYILSPVLCNLHSHLEFCLSKLYYGDFAKWLESIIKNREAINKDLLSKEINRQIEILMQSGVGYLGEISSFGANLEILSNSKIKSIIFHEILGANDETLKNNIKSFEERFSRFSNLNNHISLHSPYSICDKTYEYALNFAKKNDLLISTHFLESAYEKEYLQGKSNALSNYLARFNPSLITKDFLSGFDDLRAIFTHCNYVDDFSIFKSHHIITTCPKSNRFLGSRAIKLKNLLANDLNLSIGTDGLSSNNSLNMFDELRAFIFTHNEFELNELAYIIYKAACFDNSHLFLNGLKPLSNGAKADFILLDDFGYDKDNVLAQIILRTNKIKNMYLDGKEII
- a CDS encoding FecR domain-containing protein, with translation MRILLLLVFFSISLVANVGSIVNYVGDVEVLRNQSTINVNHKNYELLENDIILTKNNAKVQIKFIDNTTLTLGKNSTLQINKYLINGANSKVNLKAKKGSYDLVSGEISKLARQNFTFQANTATIGIRGTRFSGDVNNGFVNCISGEIEVGVGGKKYNLKKGERLHYKNLGIIKLEKLKPSSFNVIKL
- the mnmA gene encoding tRNA 2-thiouridine(34) synthase MnmA; protein product: MNVVLAMSGGVDSSYTALMLKEKGFNVSGVYMKLHNRLNYHEKNIENGQRVADFLGISYDIIDFTDEFSKAVFNPFIKTYEDGLTPNPCALCNQKIKLGALLDYAKSKNAKLATGHYAQIENNMLKKAVDLSKDQTYFLANVNKESLNDVLFPLGDKFKKDIKEQALKIPMLKSISEQKESSEICFVTTNYTDILKDYVKVNQKGLVKNTKGEVVGEHEGYMHYTIGKRRGFSVKGALTPHYVLEIDAKENVIIVGSKEELFVKEFQLKNVNAFCDFDEIDCKVKIRYNTKEVPCKLLKNEKKVLLEESVYALAKGQLAVFYQGDLVVASGFIN
- a CDS encoding porin family protein, coding for MIKKIILSFLISSLAFANYIDEFNKKNYKKALELAKAQCEIDCSDEKLNLILAKSAEKLKDTKEAIAAYDRVLIINENNIEARFSIANLYYENNNPELMRDELNYMLNNLDLSSTQKVRINNMLNNLDNLTKEVAKPYFIGLNLGFAYDTNPLYGNDNFTDFVGEKIRNFKNEQASGSLSFNFNIDGAYNLDLGNNYFAELYASLNNKKYLKNKSENYPDLNVLTLAINPSYVRDNHKITLNASYDFVLLRRAAFLHSLNMGINYENNVNDNYLYLISYDLSKGIFADSMDKDSNFIHHSLGLNNVFAYNDNIYYFNLNYDLENAKDSFSANSDFKNYGIKIGAIIPILNKVSFKPSFGYNHTIYKKVDSSYYSKRKDNEIVISSIFDYKLDYNQSLSFALIYDKQNSNHNFYDSLNYTSMINYRYEF
- a CDS encoding FecR family protein, with amino-acid sequence MNKIALIVFLASSLFANIGKIVTLRGDVVILSDNKERIAKTNDILEENDKIITKNNAKLQIKFIDNTIVTLGKNTTLNIKDYVIDGKKSKVSLEVNNGHFKVISGNISKIARKNFEFQAKTATIGIRGTVFVGSLGKVDKVGCLEGAIDVKVGNKTSLVQAGNQLRFDNDKVIKIEKIVPKEFETINTGKESQVNTKQSYKNSESFNEFLNSKEEMIKAKQEYYQNKNYQDYKNNYKYNNERIRDLDTNSISKDIIKICNGNTYCIQNKINYANKGYLNGKDYQNNRQRNSTYGVQK
- a CDS encoding lipid-A-disaccharide synthase (catalyzes the formation of lipid A disaccharide from UDP-2,3-diacylglucosamine and 2,3-diacylglucosamine-1-phosphate, lipid A disaccharide is a precursor of lipid A that anchors LPS to the OM), encoding MKLLSIALENSANSHLKHILKKLDNIELYGIYDINLKNEIPILNSNNYCDFTEFNAMGFVQILPLILKAKKAIKDLVQIALNDKIEKILLIDSPAFNIPFAKALRKAGFKGKIIYFILPQVWAWKKGRIKVVESLCDELIGILPFENQYFKKSHYFGNPSNEALKDYFKENSNSKKLIAFLPGSRKSEIKSLMPIFRNLKQDFKDYECVVCVPNFLKDRLDLYGDLSGFTISYDTKATLKECEFAYICSGTASLEAGLIGNAFCLCYKAKMIDYFIAKTLVKIKFIGLCNIIFDKLNLGEFHKEFIQNLDKTELLKAFENANKDEFLEKSKKLRELTKGEIANNLAKLIKE
- a CDS encoding Type 1 glutamine amidotransferase-like domain-containing protein yields the protein MRNILLLSSDRYKNLDSFDWCASILNDFFAKTKQIALVPYAQVIDGFDEYEKTLKNKINSKIVSIHNDPINILNDSDGILVSGGNLFVLLHRLQKLNLLDILKDKIENSITYAGWGAGASVLSEDIKTCNDLPILYPSNLQALGILKYQIITEYIPQDREYSMKLYEYFKLNQNSSVFALPYGSALKIHNDSALVMGNEGVLKLSEYYEQYFKIGDFIKL
- a CDS encoding autotransporter outer membrane beta-barrel domain-containing protein; this translates as MKIKYSAILLSVNLFAGVVNPNFAYQDYLDFGNNKGKFKVGNNIEVTDIYGKTIDFKVPMPSFNAANTTGDLMGELTNIGGSFAITAAHMISPTYRPYLIQKDKEYEFGLVKSKVVASDTNFKDYLKWNKSCSELVQVDDLKDFAVIKMSKLNINESAKLIDKEFYFKNTNVSENLKNDQNVIYQDKYFNKNSSSKWDIDAYKEYIKTSGEKDDNNIGKGEILNNPERFSVYARTGSGIQKIGNINTNIFPKKVADPSEFLTGGILYVDEDKSKTETGYLHLSAKDYYKDIRLDFSNTSAPGDSGSAIYVWDNLKKEWLVIGVVSRSDCGDDNTTCSYTKYALINSFIINDFKNDFTATLSGNSYNSNDIYSNIKDKYNENNKDLVFSKAASIALNNNENFGSSVFYFKDNSTLNGEEVLLGGVVIDDGKTLNFNAKTAANDNLHKMGKGTLEISKESAGGLRSGEGLTILNTSNKAFSSIYLLNNAGLKITNANQINNANLVFNGGYLDLNGVDLSFDKIQANDFRTKIINSNSKKSTLSINNTNDIGIYHGQISDNINLKLNNSKTFVFDGEIKADELSVNGGTTILQGHPLEHSYFLNQSLANSLGVNTAPNTNTQDEYENRTSKINNINLSNSTFKILKHSNLTSDNITLDKSNLSIGENLIYLDKYDANHINSSLVFTSFANEFNSIAKDIEVTANVKLKNNSTLSIMNNSNFSGSIITEDNNSTLKLNNANIDANINVANLNASKTNFMFSLNNTLISSISTLGGQNTFMIKPDLANANKFLLASLVNTNNTINNDYLKALDYKENISIYTPNVEFVNENGKANWYLVKVNKEDIENTTPIVPETKPEPKPEPKPNDDLNKPSVKDYFFVQENKEVTQMIDSSLNQVFFSYVLEWNNLQKRMGELRNNTDANAGIWFRAYTGQSSYEHANKTKFYEMQLGADKLNQGNNYVNYTGLIFNASKYSLSDNLDGSIKGYGFGAYSSTIYDNGLYFDVIAKYINYKNDFNLYVKNQNEVTNSLKPNNSYTFLASAEIGYRKDFNNFYLEPQIELITGYVSKQELTSSDKKLYLQSDSFIPLNLKTAIFTGFNKNDLSLRAGVGLASDLVNNSKKTIKDLDTISINNGKRDSRVFVNLSSSYKLNNRSNIGLEFEKTFGGNLNIDYSFNLVYRYNF